The sequence ATCGCGAAAATGTATGAGTCACAACAGAAAACGATCATGAATCGGGCGCGCCGCTTGTGGCGCAAGGGTGGCCCGGAAGCGTGTCTGGAATTTGCGCAGACCTACAAGGAGCCGCTCGCAATCAAAGGCGATGAAATTGATCAGGAGCAGTGGGTCATGGCCTGCAAGAATGGCGTGCTGGACCTGCGAACCGGGACGTTTCGGGATGGTCGGCCAGACGATTATCTTTTGAAGGCAGCGCCTACGGAATGGCAGGGCTTCGAGTTTGCAGCGCCGAACTGGGAAAAATTTCTGTTCGAGATCATGAGCGATGACGCGGAAATGGTCGACTACCTGCGGCGGCTCTTCGGCTCCACGCTTCGCGGTGGTGACAAAGAGCACATCTTGCCCGTGTTTTATGGCGATGGCCGTAACGGAAAGTCCGTGCTGGTGGACATGATCTCTCAGGTGCTTGGACCTCTCGTTGGTCCCATTCCTTCGGAAATGCTGCTCGATCAGGGCACAGCGCGCTCCTCGGATGCGCCGAGTCCTTCGGTCATGTCCCTGCTTGGTTTGCGTGCAGTCTTTGCCTCGGAAACTGACGAGGGACGGCGCTTCTCAGCCGCTCGATGCAAATGGCTTTCTGGTGGCGATCAGCTCACCGGACGTTGGCCCAATGACAAGCGGCCCGTCACGTTTTCCCCGACCCACACGCTTTTCCTTTTGACTAACCATAAGCCGCATGCTCCATCTTCGGACTTTGCTTTCTGGGAGCGCATGCACCTTATTCCCTTTGAACGTCGCTTTGTGAAAGGCGAACCGCAGAAGCCAAACGAGCTGACTCGAGACAAGGGGCTGAAAGACAAGCTTCGGCAGGAACTGCCCGGCATTCTGGCGTGGCTGGTTCGCGGTTGTCTTGAATGGCAGCAGGAAGGTTTGAATCCACCGCCCAAGGTTTTGGCGGCTACGGATGAATACCGCCGCGATGAGGATCTGCTTTCTATCTTTATTGATGAATGCTGCCTCGTGGTGGAACCGGATGAGAATGACCCCACGACCCGCGTGAATGCCACGGAATTCTATGACGCTTTTGTGAAGTGGTACGGGCAGAACATCAGCAAGAAAAAGAACTTCCCGCAGCGCAAGTTCGGAAAGCTCGCACAGGAGAAGTTCCCAAAGCGCAAGGTCGGCGGGAAGAACTGGTATTACGGCGTGCTTCTCAGTCCAGATTTTAAGTCTGAAATGGGACTCTTTGGCAGCTCGGAAAAGTAGGACCTTAGGACGAAGGCAGGACCATAGCGAAAAATATGGTCCTACTCAAAAACTCAATGTTGCCGGGGGCTAGTGCGCCCACTAGGACCATAGGACCATATATTTGAGAAGTCGGCCTATGAAGCTCTGTATTCTTTTCTTTCTATTTTTCTATTTTATGGTCCTATGGTCCTGATAAAGAATAAAAGTAAAGAAAAAGAAAGGTTTAAGAGTAGGACCATAACAGGACCATAGGCAGGACCTTGTAGGACCATAGGAAGGAAGAGGGAAAATGAACGTTTTGAAGCTTGCCGAAGAGGACGGCTGTACCGGGCGCAAAGTGTCCACGCGAAAGGGCGGTGAATATCACGGCCCATGTCCGGGCTGTGGTGGGAAAGATCGCTTCCTTATCTGGCCTGAACAAAATGGCGGCGAGGGGAGCTGGTGGTGCCGGATCTGCGGGCAGGGCGGCGACCTCATCCAGTACCTGCGAGAATTCCGGGGCATGAGCTTCAAGGACGCTGCCGCGATGAGTTCCCGGCCAACGAGTCCCAAGGCTCCGGGCGCTACGCCGAAGCCACAGGCTTTTGCCCCGCGTCGCATGGAGTCGCCCAAGGAAATGTGGCGCTGCAAATCCAATGCGCTCGTTACGTGGGCGCATCGTAAATTGCTCCAGACGCCTTCGGCTTTGGACATGCTGGCCGCGCGGGGCATTGGCTTGGAAGCCGTAAAAGCCTTTCGTCTTGGCTGGAACCCCGGCGAGCAGGGCCGGGACTGTTACCGCGACCGAACTGCATGGGGGCTACCTGAGGAGTTCAAGGACAATGGCAAACCTAAAAAGCTCTGGATTCCTCGCGGGTTTGTGATTCCAACTTTTCGCGATGGCCTGCTGTACCGTGTTCGCATTCGCAGGACTGCTCCGCGTGAGTTTGGCCCTAAATATTATGTGCTGCCGGGTTCTGGAATGGGACCCATGATTTTGCACGAGGACGCAAAGGCGTTTGTGGTGGTCGAGGCTGAACTGGATGCCATTGCCTGTGCTGCCGCGACAGGCTCCACTATCGGCGCGGTGGGGCTTGGCTCAATCAGCACCAAGCCTGACGAGTTTGGGCACAAGGTTTTTCAGAAAAGCCTGTGCATCCTGAATGCCTTGGATTTTGAGCCTGCGCAGGATGAGGGCGCAGATCCAAAAGTTGCGAAAAGCGAAGAGATGAAAAAACGGATTCGCGGCTGGTGGCAGAAAACCTATTCGCAGGCCAAGCGCTGGCCCGTGCCGGTTGGCAAAGATCCGGGCGAAGCCGTGGCCGAGGGTGTGCAGCTCCGGGAGTGGATTCGGGCGGGACTTTCGCCTGCGTTTCTGGTGGCCGCATCCAAGAAGGAAAAGCGGGCAGAAGCTCCGGCGAAGATTCCGCAGGCGGTCATTGAATTTCAGCGTGAGCTGACCGGCAAGCCCATTTCGATGGAGCTAAGCGGAGAAAGCGGCGCGGAGCTGATTTTTGACGACAAATGGGCGCAGGCACACTGGAACGAGTTTAGACGCCTTGCAGATCGCTTTTGGGAGCCGGAAATCATGGAATGGATGGAGGCTTTGCCTGTGAATCGGGTTAGCGCCGAGAATATTTTGAAATACTGCAAAAATTGAGGTGAAAAACAGTGCAAAAAGTAGCGACTCTTTCACTCCAGTTTCCAGACCAAAAGCCCACGAAGTTCCGTTTTTACGGGGATGCCGGGCGCTATCGTCTGAAAGAGGGCGAGGCGTGGGTGCCTTTTGGCGGCGATCGCAAGGCCGAGGTGACCGTGCGCAAAGCGCTTGAGCGGGTGTGCGAGAGGCTGGCTGAACGCCTTGGGCTTGGCCGGGCGGCATCGGTCGATCTGACTCCACCAGAGTTCCGCGTGGGCGAGATCGTGACCGTGAAAGGCGAATATGTGCTGGAAGGCGAGGGGAAAAACGCAGGCTATGAATCAGAACTCTACCGTGTCATGGCTCCGCCCATTCTGGACGCTGGTGAAGTCTGGCGCATCCCCATTGGAAAAGGCCCGCGCTTTGCGGAGACGTGTCGCTATATTCCATGTGAGCAGGTGCAGCCTGCGCAAAGACGGCGAAAGGAACAGCGGTGAGCGACGTTGTGAAAAGCACGAAAGATGTGCTGGCGTTCCTCTCGGAAGAGGGGCGCAAGGTTAAAAAGTCAAAGCTCTATGCGGATATCAAGTCTGGCCTTTTGCGAAAGCAGCCAGACGGGACCTTTTCGGAGTCGGAGGTGCTGGCGTATGCGGAAAGCTTGCCGGTCATGGCTGTGCCGAAAAAGGACTCTGAGCAGCTCAAGGAATTGGCTGCACGGCGGCAGCTTGCGACGATTCACAAGCTTGAGGAAGAGACCTCACGGATTCAGTTCCGGGCAGAGGTTGAGCGCGGGAAGTACATTCCGCGAGAAAATTTAGAGCTGGAGCTTGCGAGCCGGGGCGTGGTCCTTGGCTCCGGGATTCGGCAGGCAGTGGAAATGAATGTGCTGGACCTTATTCATTTGGTTGGCGGTAATCCGCGCAAGTCTCAGGAGTTTTTGGAGCGCTTCGAGGCGATGCTCGATGAGGCTTTGAACGAATATTCCAGCGTTCTTGAATTTGAGGTGACGTATTCGGATGAAATCGCAGACGCGACAGGTACGCGTGGATAAACTGCCGGGCTGGCTTCCTGAAAGTGTTCGGGAGGCCGTGCTTCGGCAGGCCGGGCAGACGCATGTTTTTCAATTTTCACAGGGCGAGCGAAAAGTCTTTCGACGGCGTAAGCCGATTCCCGTGAGTGAATGGGCAGAGCGCCACCGCGTGGTGCACCAGTCATCCATTCCGGGGCGCTGGCATAACGATGTAACGCCGTACATGACGGGCATTATGGACGCCTCGTTTTTTCCGTCAGTCGAGACAATCATTATTTGCAAAACGCCGCAGACGGGCGGCTCCGAGGCGATTCATAACTGCGTGGCCTACGCCATTGACCGCGCGCCCGGTCCTGCAATGTATGTGTTCCCAGACCGCATCACGGCCAAGGAAAATGCGCAGGACCGAATTGCGCCGATGCTGGAGGCTAGCCCGCGTCTTCGGACCTATCTGACAGGGCAGGCTGACGACACGAGCAGCCTTCGCCTGAACCTCGCGCATATGACCATTTATTTAGGCTGGTCCGGTTCTGTTTCGAGGCTTGGGAACAAGCCAATTCGTTACTTGGTGCTGGATGAACTGGACAAGTATCAGAATCCGAAAAATGAGGCTTCGAGCGAGTCGCTGGCGGAAAAGCGAACCACCACATGGCGGCGCAAGCGCAAGATCTGGAAAATCTCCACGCCGACCATTGAGGGCGGCCCGATCTGGCGCGCATTTGGCGAAGAAGCGCAGGCTAAGTTTGATTTTTGGGTGCGCTGCCCGCATTGCGGCACATGGCAGCTCATGAATTTTGACCGCATCAAGTGGCCGCAAGAGGACGAGATTAAGCAGGAACCAGAGCTTGTTCTGTCAAAGCGCCTCGCGTGGTACGAATGCGAGACCTGCGGCGCGTGCTGGGACGATAACGACAGGGACAAGGCCGTGAGGCTTGGACAGTGGCGGGCGCGCGGAACAGGCTTGGAGCTTTCTGCGCACCTTAAGACAAACCGGCCTGCAAAGATCGGCTTTCATATTCCTTCGTGGCTCTCGTATTTTGTTTCCCTGTCGGAGATAGCGGCGGCGTTCCTGCGCTGGAAAAAGAGTGGAAACAGGGACGATCTCAAGGACTTCATGAACCAGTACAAGGCTGAACCGTGGCGGGCGTATGACGTGCAGCGCTCGGAGGATGCAATCCTTGAACTCTGCGACGATCGGCCGCGTGGTATTGTGCCGGGCTGCCTGAAAGATGGAACGCCGAGGGCGGCAGTGCTGGTGGCTGGAGTGGATACGCAGCACCGATATTTCCGCTACGTGATTCGGGCTTTTGGCTGGGGCGGAGAGGAAGAAAGCTGGCTCGTGCAGGCGGGCAGTGTTCCGACCTTTGAGGCGCTGGAGCAGGTGCTTTTTAAGAACGTGTATCTCGATGCAGATGGAAAAGAATACCGCGTCCGGCTGGCCGTTCAGGATGCGATGGGAACGCGGACAAAGGACGTCTATTCGTTTTGTGCGCGGCATCGGGGAAAAGTCTTTCCATATCAGGGCAAGCGCACGCTGGCGACGCCCGTGCAGTATTCGCCGCAGGAGTTCTATCCGGGGACGAAACTCCGGATACCTGGCGGCTTGGTGCTCTGGAAAGTCGACACGACATTTTTCAAAAACGATCTTGCGGCGAAGTTGCAAATCCTGCCGGAAGATCCGGGGGCGTTTCATCTCTATAACGGGATCAGTGACGAGTACGCGCGGGAAATGACCGCCGAATACTACGATGATGAGAAGCTGTGCTGGATGTGTCCGGACAACAAAGACAACCATTTCTGGGACTGCGAAGTGATGGCGCTCGTGGCGACATATGAGCTGGATATCCGCAATTGGAAAAGGCGGATGCCACGGGGCAAAAGGGAAGAGCAGCGCAGACCTGAACCGACATTTCAACAGCAGGCCAGACCCGGCGGGCGTCCGAACTGGTTCGCGAGGAGATAACGCTATGGAAGATATGAAAGGAAGAAAGCTGAACTGGAAGCACGCATGCGATATGTTGAACTGCTCCAAAAGTCATTTCTATAACCTCGTGAACGCCGGGAAAATCCCCGCGTTCCGCATCGGAAAAGTCCGGGCCATATGGGTCTGGGAGAAGGACGTGCGGGACTATATGGATTTTTGAGGGAGGGGAAGAGAAAAAAGGCGACTGAAAGGTCGCCTTTTTTTGTGAGGTTGCCTTTGTGTGCAAGGGAGTTTAAAATGTGAATCATAAAAATGAGCTAAATTTGATTTTTTCAATAAATTAAAGAGAGATAAGGTTGCAAATATGGTTGCAAAACCTGTGACAAAAAAGCATCTTACGCATAAGACAGGGAAGTTTATCTTCTCGTGTGAATATGATGAGCAGGTGATTTCTCCCAAGATCATCGAAAGCCGCATTCTGTACTCAACGGTAAGCGAGTTGCCGATTCTGCCTCATATCGCGGCGAAGCTGAGAGAGGATATAATTAAGCGGTCAATCTTTGGAACGGCTGCAATTGAGGGGAATAGTCTGAGCGAGGATGAAGTCGGAGCACTGCTAACGGCTGACGATGCGCTCAAGTTAGAAGGGCGTTCGGAGCTGGAAATTGGCAACCTGAAAGCGCTGTATGCATTGTTGGATGGAGAAAAGCAGGGCTTTTGGGGCGTGACGGAAGACTTCATTCGGGACGTTCACAGGACGCTGACGCGCGGCATTGAGTATTTCCATAACAGTCCCGGTAATTACCGGAATGAGCCGGTTTTTGTGGGTAATGCGGATCATGGTGGGCGCTATACGCCACCGAAGACATTGGACGATATACAGACGCTCATGGGGATTTTTGTTGAGTGGATGAATAGCGAAGAAATGGCGGGACTAGATCCGATGATCAGGGCTGCGCTCGCGCATTTTCATCTCGCGAAAATTCACCCGTTCCAAGATGGAAATGGCAGGTCCTCGCGTTTTGTCGAAGCCATGATTCTTGATCAGGCGGGGATTAAATACCTGCCGCAAATGATGTCGAACTTTTACTATCGAAACATCGACGAGTATTTCATTGCATTTTCGCGGGTGATCAAAAGTAAGCATCCCGAAGATGTGACGCCTTTCTTGAGCTTCTATTTTGACGGCATTATCTCCTCGCTGAAAGAGATCAAGGAGCATGTCACGCTCTCAATTCGTCGCCTGTCTCTAAAGGACTACTACCATATTTTGCACCGCGAGAAAGATCTTTCGCAGCGGCAGCTTGACTTGCTGCAAATTGCTCTTGAAACCATGCTGGAATTTTCCCTGAATGATGTGTTTTCGCACCCTGTTTTGCGGGCGCTTTATGGTGGGGTGAGTGTGGCAACAGCTCGGCGTGATCTGAAAAAGCTGAAAGAGATGGGTTTGCTTTTGAGCCGTAGTGACGGGAAATATTACCGCGTGAATATGTTGCGGCTTGGGTAGCTTTTGGGCTTGAGTAGGGAATAAATGACAGGACGCGATGAAATTTTAGAGTCTTCCTTGATTCTAACGCAAAAATGCATGAACTTAGGAGGGTTATAAATAAAAGAATATAAAGAGAGGGGCACATGAAGTGGCTGGTGAACCTGATAAAATTTCCGTTTGTTCTTACTCCTGAACAGGATTTCTTTAAGTGGGCTTTTTCGCAGTATCTCTTTTATGTCGTCGCGA comes from Desulfobaculum bizertense DSM 18034 and encodes:
- a CDS encoding helix-turn-helix transcriptional regulator, producing MEDMKGRKLNWKHACDMLNCSKSHFYNLVNAGKIPAFRIGKVRAIWVWEKDVRDYMDF
- a CDS encoding Fic family protein: MVAKPVTKKHLTHKTGKFIFSCEYDEQVISPKIIESRILYSTVSELPILPHIAAKLREDIIKRSIFGTAAIEGNSLSEDEVGALLTADDALKLEGRSELEIGNLKALYALLDGEKQGFWGVTEDFIRDVHRTLTRGIEYFHNSPGNYRNEPVFVGNADHGGRYTPPKTLDDIQTLMGIFVEWMNSEEMAGLDPMIRAALAHFHLAKIHPFQDGNGRSSRFVEAMILDQAGIKYLPQMMSNFYYRNIDEYFIAFSRVIKSKHPEDVTPFLSFYFDGIISSLKEIKEHVTLSIRRLSLKDYYHILHREKDLSQRQLDLLQIALETMLEFSLNDVFSHPVLRALYGGVSVATARRDLKKLKEMGLLLSRSDGKYYRVNMLRLG
- a CDS encoding primase-helicase zinc-binding domain-containing protein; amino-acid sequence: MNVLKLAEEDGCTGRKVSTRKGGEYHGPCPGCGGKDRFLIWPEQNGGEGSWWCRICGQGGDLIQYLREFRGMSFKDAAAMSSRPTSPKAPGATPKPQAFAPRRMESPKEMWRCKSNALVTWAHRKLLQTPSALDMLAARGIGLEAVKAFRLGWNPGEQGRDCYRDRTAWGLPEEFKDNGKPKKLWIPRGFVIPTFRDGLLYRVRIRRTAPREFGPKYYVLPGSGMGPMILHEDAKAFVVVEAELDAIACAAATGSTIGAVGLGSISTKPDEFGHKVFQKSLCILNALDFEPAQDEGADPKVAKSEEMKKRIRGWWQKTYSQAKRWPVPVGKDPGEAVAEGVQLREWIRAGLSPAFLVAASKKEKRAEAPAKIPQAVIEFQRELTGKPISMELSGESGAELIFDDKWAQAHWNEFRRLADRFWEPEIMEWMEALPVNRVSAENILKYCKN
- a CDS encoding DNA primase family protein yields the protein MSTQENQRLAGFSPCEDGDNVMQLSEIREMVEARAKAEQGTRKNTTPQNLNVMNCVMSEDAGLGELYAKLQRGRFVFNRQSREWMEFNGVHWQLDTMERAKTCVNDVIDVLLSAAQKAGVNASEALKGGNKEIAKMYESQQKTIMNRARRLWRKGGPEACLEFAQTYKEPLAIKGDEIDQEQWVMACKNGVLDLRTGTFRDGRPDDYLLKAAPTEWQGFEFAAPNWEKFLFEIMSDDAEMVDYLRRLFGSTLRGGDKEHILPVFYGDGRNGKSVLVDMISQVLGPLVGPIPSEMLLDQGTARSSDAPSPSVMSLLGLRAVFASETDEGRRFSAARCKWLSGGDQLTGRWPNDKRPVTFSPTHTLFLLTNHKPHAPSSDFAFWERMHLIPFERRFVKGEPQKPNELTRDKGLKDKLRQELPGILAWLVRGCLEWQQEGLNPPPKVLAATDEYRRDEDLLSIFIDECCLVVEPDENDPTTRVNATEFYDAFVKWYGQNISKKKNFPQRKFGKLAQEKFPKRKVGGKNWYYGVLLSPDFKSEMGLFGSSEK
- a CDS encoding terminase gpA endonuclease subunit codes for the protein MKSQTRQVRVDKLPGWLPESVREAVLRQAGQTHVFQFSQGERKVFRRRKPIPVSEWAERHRVVHQSSIPGRWHNDVTPYMTGIMDASFFPSVETIIICKTPQTGGSEAIHNCVAYAIDRAPGPAMYVFPDRITAKENAQDRIAPMLEASPRLRTYLTGQADDTSSLRLNLAHMTIYLGWSGSVSRLGNKPIRYLVLDELDKYQNPKNEASSESLAEKRTTTWRRKRKIWKISTPTIEGGPIWRAFGEEAQAKFDFWVRCPHCGTWQLMNFDRIKWPQEDEIKQEPELVLSKRLAWYECETCGACWDDNDRDKAVRLGQWRARGTGLELSAHLKTNRPAKIGFHIPSWLSYFVSLSEIAAAFLRWKKSGNRDDLKDFMNQYKAEPWRAYDVQRSEDAILELCDDRPRGIVPGCLKDGTPRAAVLVAGVDTQHRYFRYVIRAFGWGGEEESWLVQAGSVPTFEALEQVLFKNVYLDADGKEYRVRLAVQDAMGTRTKDVYSFCARHRGKVFPYQGKRTLATPVQYSPQEFYPGTKLRIPGGLVLWKVDTTFFKNDLAAKLQILPEDPGAFHLYNGISDEYAREMTAEYYDDEKLCWMCPDNKDNHFWDCEVMALVATYELDIRNWKRRMPRGKREEQRRPEPTFQQQARPGGRPNWFARR